The Methanosphaera sp. sequence TGCTGCACCCCGTAGGGTCTGGAACCTTGTCTCAGGTTCCATCTCCGGGCTCTTGCTCTCACAACCCGTACCGATCATCGGCTTGGTGGGCCTTTACCCCACCAACGACCTAATCAGCCGCAGATCTATCCTTAGGCGAAAAACGTTTCATAAGCAAACCATTGCAGGCATAGCTTAATATCCAGTATTATCTTCAGTTTCCCAAAGTTATCCCAGTCCTAAGGGTAAGTTATCCACGTGTTACTGAGCCGTATGCCATGAATATGAATTCATTCGACTTGCATGGCTTAATCGAATCCCAATAGCAGTAGCTTCCGCCAGGATCAAACGGATTTACACATTTAATGTTGTAAATCAGTATCAATCTAAGCAGATTTTGTAGTAATTTACACACTGTTTTTATATTGTCTAGTAAATAAGAAGTATTTATTAGAAAAGTACAAAAAATTTCTTTTAAACTTAAAAAAAATCTAGCAGTTTTTTCACAATACATTATTTGCGGATGTATTGCACCACACAACCAAACTTTTAAACACAGTTATGTTTTCAAAGTTTTAGTTGTCTACACTTTGCGTTTAACATACATCAAACTAAATCACTACTTGAATTTCAAGTAGCTTTACTTTAGCTTTCAATATTATAAATGTTTCGTTATAATATAATAAGAAATATTATTGCTACACTTGGAAAAAACATTCAATCATAACAAAACATACTTAATGTTTTTGTTCATGTGTCTCGCTTTTTGTAGCACATACTATTCTCACAACACCTACCTTAACAATATAATTAGAAAATATTGCATAAATAATTAATTGAAAATACATGAAAAAATAACAGAAAATTAATTACTAAAAAACTATTTTAGAGTTAAAATTAATATTATCAAATATCTAAAAAGAAACATTTTAAAGGTGATTTATAATGGATGAAAATATGCAGAAATTTGCAAGTTCCCACATGCAACTTTTAAAAGAAGATTTTCCAGATCTTCACAAAAACATGATGGACTTTAAAAAAATAATATTTGAAGATAGTACTGTTGATAAAAGAACATTAAAACTTGTTGCAATTGCACTTACAGCAGCATCAGATTCTGAAATGCCTATACGTAAACAAATGAGTACAGGTATAAAACAATTTGGTTTTACAAAAGAAGAAATTATGGATGTTTTAAAACTTGTACTTTTAGTATCTGGAAAACCAGGATTTCTAAAAGCTGTAGGTATTATGTATGATGAACTTGAAAAACAAGGAAAACTTGATGAGTAAATAAAATTCTCATCATAATCCCCTCTTATATATTACTATTTTTTTTATTCTAATTTATTTAATACAGCTAGTACATTATGTATTCTTGGAAAACCTATGTATGGTATTAGTATCATTATCATTGCAATTAATTGATCATCACTAAATCCTACACTTTTACATCCTCTTAGATGTATTTCTAGTTGTGGTTCACATCCACGCATTGATATTAGTATTGCTATGGTTATTATTTCTCTTTGTTTATCATCTAGTCCTCCTCTTGCATAGAAGTCTCCAAATCCAAATTCTGAGATATAGTCCCATAGTCTTCTCTGATTTTGTTGTGTTGCTTGTATTTGATCTTCCATCCATTGTTTTCCATAATGTTGTTGTTGTATTTTATATCCTTCTTGTTTTCTGGTTTTTTGTGTTACTGTTGATTGTCCTGGTAGTGGTAGTGTTACTCCTTTTTCATCAAATACATTGTTTGTTATATCTATAAATTCATACATCTTTCCTATTCCAAGATATACTATTGACTGATATAACATTTCTTTTACTATGATTGGATCTAATCCTTCAACTATTGCCTCTGTTAGTATCTTTTCATATAACTTATGTGATTGATTTGCAATTAGTGTTGAAAGTATTAGTAGCATTCTTTCTGTAAATGTGATTTTTTCATATTCTTCTTTCAGATCATTTACTATGAAATTGTCTAGTATTTCAACTAGTTCTGGATCTGTATCTTTTAGTTGTGTGTCATATATTGAGATTTGTTCGATAATTTCATTATTTTCCATTTTTTCCCACTCTTTTCTAATCTTTTTTTTATAATTACTATTTTTTATACATGAAACAATCTGGTGTATGTGAATTTATCACACCTATTGCTTGGAGGTATGAATAGATTGTTATTGATCCTGTAAATTTCATTCCACGTTTTTTAAGATCATCTGATAGTCTATCTGAGATCTCATTTTGTGTTTTATCATATTCATAGATTATTTCATCTTGTATAAAATTTTTTAGATAATTATAAAAACTTCCATATTCATCTACTATTTGTTTGTATATTTTTGAGTTTTCTACTGATGCATTTATTTTAAGTTTGTTTCGTATGATGTCTTTGTTTTCATATAGTTGTTGTTTTTTTGTTTCATCATATTTTATTATCTTATCTATGTTGAAGTTATCATATGCATCTTTGAATGCTTTTCTTTTATTTAGTATGATTTCCCAGC is a genomic window containing:
- a CDS encoding DNA-3-methyladenine glycosylase I: MTEEKTRCKWCNMKNPQYVKYHDEEWGQQTKDEQYLYEMFILETFQAGLSWEIILNKRKAFKDAYDNFNIDKIIKYDETKKQQLYENKDIIRNKLKINASVENSKIYKQIVDEYGSFYNYLKNFIQDEIIYEYDKTQNEISDRLSDDLKKRGMKFTGSITIYSYLQAIGVINSHTPDCFMYKK
- a CDS encoding carboxymuconolactone decarboxylase family protein, with translation MENNEIIEQISIYDTQLKDTDPELVEILDNFIVNDLKEEYEKITFTERMLLILSTLIANQSHKLYEKILTEAIVEGLDPIIVKEMLYQSIVYLGIGKMYEFIDITNNVFDEKGVTLPLPGQSTVTQKTRKQEGYKIQQQHYGKQWMEDQIQATQQNQRRLWDYISEFGFGDFYARGGLDDKQREIITIAILISMRGCEPQLEIHLRGCKSVGFSDDQLIAMIMILIPYIGFPRIHNVLAVLNKLE
- a CDS encoding carboxymuconolactone decarboxylase family protein: MDENMQKFASSHMQLLKEDFPDLHKNMMDFKKIIFEDSTVDKRTLKLVAIALTAASDSEMPIRKQMSTGIKQFGFTKEEIMDVLKLVLLVSGKPGFLKAVGIMYDELEKQGKLDE